Within Harpia harpyja isolate bHarHar1 chromosome 4, bHarHar1 primary haplotype, whole genome shotgun sequence, the genomic segment GTTGGCGGGTCCCGACGCCGCCACCTTTGCCACCCCCCGGCACCTACGAGCCCCATGGCCCCCCGCGGTTAGAGCTGCCCGCCgacggccccgccgcccccggcgctTACGCCAAGTTGTTGCCGGCCGCCCCGGACATGGCGCATCCCTACGAGCCTTGGTTTCGGCCACCCCATGCCGGCCCCCCCGGCGAGGAAGGAAGCGTCAACTGGTGGGACCTCCATGCCGGAGCCAGCTGGATGGAGCTGCCccccgggcagggcggggggctGCAGGTGCCCGGCCACCCCGGGCTGCCGCCGGCCCTGGGGGGGTACGGCGGGGGGGAGCACCAACTCTGCGCCCCCCCCGCCcacctgctgcccccccccacccagcatcTCCTGGGACCGGAGGGGGCGAAGGCGCTGGAGGGACCCCCCGAGCCCCGGGGTCCGGAggcggagggcggcgggcggccgaAAGGTGCCCGTCGTGCCgtgccgcggggcggggggcaaGCGGCGTGTCGTTGCCCCAACTGCCAGGAGGCGGAaagggggggtccctgccccgaGGGGGTGAAACGCAAGCACCTACACAACTGCCACATCCCCGGCTGCGGGAAAGCCTACGCCAAGACCTCCCACCTGAAAGCCCACCTGCGTTGGCACAGCGGCGACCGACCCTTCGTCTGCAACTGGCTCTTTTGCGGCAAACGCTTCACCCGCTCCGACGAGCTGCAGCGGCACCTCCAGACCCACACCGGCGCCAAGAAATTCGCCTGTCCCGTCTGCGGCCGCGTCTTCATGCGCAGCGACCACCTGGGCAAGCACATGAAGACGCACGATGGGGGCAAAGACGGGGGCGAACCCGAGGTCAAGGGCGCCGGGGACCCGTcggccggcaagggaggcaagaGGGAGTCCGAGGGGGGTAACGCCACCTCCACAAACTGAGCCGCTGAGCCCCGGGGGGGACACGGATGGAGGTGGGGAGGACCCCGGGTGGGGGCCGGGGGGACCCTTCGGGGCCGGTCTTCGAAGGGtgttgggttgggggggtgggggggggcgcaggGCTGGCCCCTTGTGCTCGAAGCGGTGGCGAGGAGGGGGACAACACCGGTGACACAACCCCGTCCCCCGCTGCGGCGGTGCCGGTTGGGGAGCGGAGCTGCTGCCCTGCGGCGGTTTCACTTGTCCCGCTCCCGTTCTCCCGCCCcggtttcccccccctccccgtcctccCTGTCCTCCCCCGGCTTCCCAAATCTTTTTTTCGGGAGGCTGCTGGCAGGCGGCGGGGCTGTTTGGGAGGAACATCAATGGGAGCCgaaggagcaggagctgcctgggcaCGTCCAGCCcaaaggggaggaaggagaaggagaaagggagagaggagaaacccGGGAGCCTTTGCTAGGGGAGGGCGGCTGCAGCCTCCGGGCCCCCTCCCCGTGGTCCCCCCCAAACCCTTGGCGTCCAGGGCACGACTCCCCCACGCCGGCCCCGCTCTTTTGCCACCCATGAGGTTTTGGCACCCCCAGGGGGGCACACAGGGGCTCAGGGGGTGCCCacggcccccagccccacctgggGATGCTGGCTTGGTGGGAGTCCCCCATCCCTAGAGCCCTGCTTTGGCTGGGCGCTTGGAGGTGCGACCCCCTGGTTTTTTGGCCCAAATGGAGgctaaaatgggaaaaaagaagtCCTGCTTGAATGTGAGCCGTGGGGGGCCgtggggggctgcggcgggcgcgtggcgcggcggcgggcggttGCCCAAGCGCACACCTGCAGCTTTCCCACACCCACCGCCGCCGTCGCGGCCCCGGGCGGGAAGCACACgaggccgccgcggccccgggagAGCCGGGGCGGCCACATTCCTCTGGCCTGGCACGGCCATGCTGCCCGACGCCCCGCGACCCCCGCCTCCCCCTCCGGCACCCCGTGGCCGTCCCTCCCTGGGGACCCCGTGACTGCTGGggatccccccacccccggggcgTGCTGCCGGGGACCCCGTTGCCGTCCCTTCCTGGGGACCCCATTGGGGACCACAGCCATCCCCCCGTGCATGCTACAGGTCCCTCGGGGACCCCGTATCTCCAGGGGACCCCCGCTGTCCCCCCATGCATGCTGCCCGTCCCCCTGTGGCCCCGTAGCCATCCCTCCCCGGGATCCCATATCTCCAGGGGACGTCTGCCTGTCCCCCCCATGCATGCTGCCTGTCCCCCCGGGGACCCCATAACTGTCCCTTCCCACGTCCCTGTATCTCCTAGGGACACCCCAGGGCATCCCCCACCAGGGACCCCCTAACTTTCCTCCCCTGGGGCCACCCCCTTTCCCCAGGGTACCCCGTATCTGTCCTTCACCCCTGGCTGGCGGCCCACAAAACTTGGTTTTTAGACCTTTTGGGTCTTATCCCCCCAATTTTGGCAGAACCCCTTGGACACAGAAGGAGATGCTGAACctgggacctggggggggggggtgttggggggcagcactggggctgggTGGGATTGGGCTCGCAGGCTGCTCGGGGCACCCGGGGCTCCCCTGGCTCTGCCCCCCAGTCGGCACCAGTTCACACCAGTTGGGaatctggggagggggggaagattTGGGGGGTCCAATCTCCCGGCATGGCCCCatcctgggggctgtggggggggccGAgtctggggctgcaggggctgcctgggcttGGAGCAccctggggtctggggggggaaggggtggagGTGAAGTCGAGTGGGGTCCGTGCCCAAAGGGCGCCCCAAGGCCTTAAGTTTtgattgttttattattattattaattattaattattattattattaattattattattttattaaggTGAAGCCAGGCTTTGCCACTTGGGCAGAGTGGACGTCTCGGGCCGAAGCTGTGGCCATGGGCCTTATGGATGGGGAGTGGGGGGTAGGACCCCTCGAAgggtcccgtccccgtccccaccccTGTCCCCGTCCTCATCGGTGCGCGAGGGGCCGATGGCAGCCCCAGCGCGCCATGGGGCCAGGGatgagctgtggggctggagaaACCCAGCACGAGGTGAAGTCTCGCTGGGGGGGGTCCGCAGGGacgtgtccccagccccagcatggCCACCACCGTCCCTCCGCAGGACTCGGGTGACCTGGGCTGCCCGCAGCTCTTGAAGGATGTCCCCGACTCCGGCATTTGCCTTTTCCAGCACAAAATTCCCCTTCAGTGCCCCCAGCTGGGATATCATCTCCCGAGGGGACCCCGGGGGGACTCGGGACCCTCCCCAGGGTGCCGCAGCATCACGCCGGTGGCCCCCCCCCAGATTTTGGTAGCCAAGCCTGGCTCCGGCAGCAGCCGGGGGCTCCGGCATGTTCGGCTGGGGGCACCccaaggctgggctggggagggggtcccATGGCGATGCCGGGGCTTGGGGCACAGCCTCACCTTGCTGCCCCCCAGCCAGCTCAGAGCCGGGGGGCTGCGAGGAGGGGCCCCAGGTGTGCTctgcccccgcaccccccccgGGGCCCTGCCTGCCGCGATGGGGCAATGAAGGCTGTAAAACCGGGTGGGGAAGGATGGAGGCCGGCTCCCACCCGCCGAAACCAGTCCagcctgctgcggcgtggggatCCCGGCCCTGCACCCCGAACCGCCGCGTCTCCCACCCCCGAGCCAcctccccggggcagggaggAACCGGCCAAGCCGGGGGCCCCGGGCGTCCCCCCACcgagccccagccccgggcaggggggggggggatgaagcTTGGGGGGGGTGAAGGGGAATGAGGAACCCCGAGAGCGGGGTGGCCTGAGGGGTGCTGAGGCCAGGGGTgaggggtgcccccccccacccggcGAGGGGAGTGTTTGTGCTGTGAAGAGGCTGCAGGGCTGTAGGTTTGGGTTTTGTACTGGAATAAACGCCGCGTGTTTTCCACGCTCCGGCTCTCCGGCTCCCTCTCTGccaagggacccaggcgtccagcACCCTGACCCCCACCCATCTCCGccaagggacccaggcgtccagcACCCTGACCCCCACCCATCTCCGCCAAGGGACCCTGGCGTCCAGCACCCCGACCCCCACCCAACTCCGccaagggacccaggcgtccagcACCCCGACCCCCACGCTGGCCACGGGCGTCCAGAGCTGCTCgggatggggatgcaggagggTGCTGAGGGGGGGGTGACCGGGGTGAGGACcagctgaccccccccccccccgagggtcGCATCCTGACCTGGCCTCACACGCCAGGACGCACC encodes:
- the SP6 gene encoding LOW QUALITY PROTEIN: transcription factor Sp6 (The sequence of the model RefSeq protein was modified relative to this genomic sequence to represent the inferred CDS: deleted 1 base in 1 codon), with product MLTAVCGSLGTQPSDAPRASPSHLDLQPLQPFQPHGSTAAGAADFASPLPPPELPLAGPDAATFATPGTYEPHGPPRLELPADGPAAPGAYAKLLPAAPDMAHPYEPWFRPPHAGPPGEEGSVNWWDLHAGASWMELPPGQGGGLQVPGHPGLPPALGGYGGGEHQLCAPPAHLLPPPTQHLLGPEGAKALEGPPEPRGPEAEGGGRPKGARRAVPRGGGQAACRCPNCQEAERGGPCPEGVKRKHLHNCHIPGCGKAYAKTSHLKAHLRWHSGDRPFVCNWLFCGKRFTRSDELQRHLQTHTGAKKFACPVCGRVFMRSDHLGKHMKTHDGGKDGGEPEVKGAGDPSAGKGGKRESEGGNATSTN